A window from Gammaproteobacteria bacterium encodes these proteins:
- the lepB gene encoding signal peptidase I, giving the protein MAAYFELFLVLATAFTGVVWAIDHFVYLPKRKAAVAGLPSDIEQEAKDKVLLESILVENCRGIFPVIGFVLVLRSFIYEPFQIPSGSMMPTLLVGDFILVEKFAYGIKLPVLRKTVIETGKPQRGDSVVFKYPPQPQVDYIKRVIGLPGDTVLYRNKKIYIKQACQAGVSPCPIFEEVALDIVDQGDFFQGNYPLTEASEDLLGINHHILFNPAFAGRPEQYYRQDGTRQGEWIVPPGQYFVMGDNRDNSLDSRYWGFVPEQNMVGKAVFIWTSFEFANGSDSWLPSWIPSTVRTERIGKIGQ; this is encoded by the coding sequence ATGGCAGCCTATTTTGAATTGTTTTTAGTCTTAGCTACCGCATTTACCGGGGTAGTCTGGGCGATAGATCATTTTGTTTATTTACCTAAGCGTAAGGCCGCTGTTGCTGGTTTGCCAAGCGATATTGAGCAAGAAGCTAAAGACAAAGTATTGCTCGAGTCGATATTAGTAGAAAACTGTCGCGGTATTTTTCCGGTGATTGGTTTTGTGTTGGTATTACGGTCATTTATCTACGAACCTTTTCAAATTCCGTCGGGCTCAATGATGCCAACTTTATTGGTTGGTGATTTTATTTTGGTTGAAAAGTTTGCTTATGGCATTAAATTGCCGGTGTTACGTAAAACCGTCATCGAAACGGGCAAGCCACAGCGTGGCGACTCGGTCGTTTTTAAATATCCACCGCAGCCACAGGTCGATTACATTAAGCGAGTAATCGGTTTACCCGGTGATACGGTGTTATATCGTAATAAAAAGATTTATATTAAGCAGGCGTGTCAAGCAGGCGTTAGCCCTTGTCCAATTTTTGAAGAAGTGGCATTAGATATTGTTGATCAAGGTGATTTTTTCCAAGGTAATTATCCGCTCACAGAAGCGTCTGAAGACCTCTTAGGCATTAATCACCATATCTTATTTAATCCAGCATTTGCTGGACGCCCAGAACAGTATTATCGTCAAGACGGTACCCGTCAAGGCGAGTGGATTGTACCACCGGGTCAGTATTTTGTAATGGGAGACAATCGAGACAATAGTTTAGATAGTCGCTATTGGGGTTTTGTGCCTGAGCAAAATATGGTCGGTAAAGCAGTATTTATTTGGACCAGTTTTGAGTTTGCCAACGGTAGTGATAGTTGGTTACCGAGCTGGATTCCATCAACAGTACGTACAGAACGTATAGGTAAAATTGGTCAGTAG
- the rnc gene encoding ribonuclease III, which translates to MNQIAVDKLERKIGYSFSNREYLVQALTHRSMGGAHYERLEFLGDSLLGMFIAEALFDQFPKSSEGDLSRMRATLVRGQTLAEIAREFELGDHLRLGPGELKSGGFRRDSILADAVEAIIAAVYIDRDMEACKTLVLRWYQGRLQQIEPGNNQKDPKTQLQEWLQGRRLPLPVYEVLEVTGQAHNQKFTMSCQVEGVEQQLVGSGTSRRKAEQDAAQKTLEIIHATK; encoded by the coding sequence ATGAATCAAATAGCAGTTGATAAGCTAGAACGTAAAATAGGTTACAGTTTTAGCAATAGAGAATATTTAGTGCAAGCACTAACGCACCGTAGCATGGGAGGCGCGCATTACGAGCGGCTCGAGTTTTTAGGTGATTCGTTATTAGGCATGTTTATTGCTGAAGCACTTTTTGATCAGTTTCCAAAATCATCGGAAGGTGACCTTAGTCGCATGCGTGCGACCTTGGTTCGCGGCCAAACGTTGGCTGAAATAGCGCGTGAATTCGAACTTGGTGATCATTTGCGTCTTGGGCCCGGTGAGTTAAAAAGCGGTGGCTTTCGTCGCGATTCAATTTTAGCCGATGCGGTAGAAGCTATTATTGCCGCGGTCTATATCGACCGTGATATGGAGGCGTGTAAAACATTAGTTTTACGCTGGTATCAAGGACGTTTGCAACAAATTGAGCCTGGTAATAACCAGAAAGATCCGAAAACCCAATTACAGGAATGGCTGCAAGGCCGCCGTTTACCTTTGCCTGTTTATGAAGTATTGGAAGTTACGGGTCAAGCGCATAACCAAAAATTCACCATGTCTTGTCAGGTCGAAGGTGTTGAACAACAGCTTGTTGGCAGTGGCACATCACGTCGTAAAGCTGAGCAAGACGCAGCGCAAAAAACGCTGGAGATAATTCATGCAACAAAATGA
- the era gene encoding GTPase Era yields MQQNDQETYCGFIAIIGRPNVGKSTLLNYILGQKVSITSRKPQTTRHRVMGIETEGAYQTIYVDTPGLHSEEKRAINRLMNRAAASSIGNVEMVFFLVEGTQWTGDDEMILNKLRKSCHDTPVICVVNKEDNVQIRSALLPHLKWLGEQYDFEQIVPISAKNGDGVPRLTKLARGALQPGQHHFPEEYITDRSQRFMASEIIREKLMRFTGDEIPYSVTVEIEAFTMQPNGVFNVSALILVEREGQKRMIIGKKGEKLKQIGREARKDMEEMFDNKVFLELWVKVRSGWADDERALQSLGYGDF; encoded by the coding sequence ATGCAACAAAATGATCAAGAAACCTACTGTGGTTTTATCGCCATTATTGGCCGTCCTAATGTTGGTAAATCAACTTTACTGAACTACATTTTAGGGCAAAAAGTTAGTATTACATCGCGTAAGCCACAAACGACGCGTCACCGTGTTATGGGTATTGAGACTGAAGGTGCTTACCAGACCATCTATGTTGATACTCCAGGCTTGCACAGTGAAGAAAAGCGCGCGATTAACCGTTTAATGAATCGCGCAGCCGCTAGTTCAATTGGTAACGTTGAAATGGTGTTTTTCTTAGTTGAAGGCACTCAGTGGACTGGCGATGACGAAATGATCTTAAATAAATTACGTAAAAGCTGCCATGATACACCGGTAATTTGTGTGGTTAATAAAGAAGATAATGTTCAAATTCGTAGCGCGTTATTGCCACATTTAAAATGGCTTGGCGAGCAATATGATTTTGAACAAATCGTGCCTATTTCGGCTAAAAATGGCGATGGTGTACCACGCTTAACCAAATTAGCGCGCGGTGCTTTACAGCCGGGCCAGCATCATTTTCCAGAAGAATACATAACGGATCGTTCGCAGCGCTTTATGGCGTCAGAAATTATTCGCGAAAAGTTAATGCGTTTTACAGGTGATGAAATACCTTATTCGGTAACGGTTGAGATTGAAGCCTTTACGATGCAGCCAAATGGCGTGTTTAATGTCAGCGCTTTGATCTTGGTTGAGCGCGAAGGCCAAAAACGGATGATCATCGGTAAAAAAGGTGAAAAACTTAAGCAAATCGGCCGTGAAGCTCGTAAAGACATGGAAGAAATGTTTGACAATAAAGTCTTTCTTGAGCTGTGGGTTAAAGTGAGATCTGGCTGGGCTGATGATGAACGTGCGTTGCAAAGCTTAGGTTATGGCGACTTCTAA
- the recO gene encoding DNA repair protein RecO, with the protein MPSRHSKHSVSALSAAYLLHTRPLGENSLIVELITETHGRIAAVANGAKRKNSATKSLLQPFRPVLVSWRGLGDLKTIVRIESPTLSLPLKREFLYSGLYLNELLLRLLGKEDPQPQVYSSYHATLMALAKQQDIESSLRMFELSLLGELGHGFTLTFDNTGHPIQPDWQYRYHAELGLMSKVGGKFSGQHLLAIAKHDFCDKITRNQAKALTRQALAPLLGSKPLYSRQLFARRPIHNI; encoded by the coding sequence ATGCCTAGTCGTCATTCAAAACACAGTGTTTCAGCATTAAGTGCCGCATATTTACTCCATACCCGTCCTCTGGGTGAAAATAGTCTAATAGTCGAATTAATTACCGAAACCCATGGTCGCATTGCGGCGGTAGCTAATGGCGCTAAGCGTAAAAATAGCGCGACCAAAAGTTTGTTGCAGCCGTTTCGACCCGTATTGGTTTCTTGGCGTGGTTTGGGCGATCTAAAAACCATTGTTCGCATTGAATCGCCAACCCTGTCCTTACCGCTTAAACGAGAGTTTCTCTATAGTGGCTTGTATCTCAATGAGCTGTTATTACGCTTACTTGGCAAAGAAGATCCTCAGCCGCAAGTTTATAGCAGTTATCACGCCACCCTGATGGCACTCGCTAAACAACAAGATATCGAGTCATCACTGCGGATGTTTGAGCTTTCGCTATTAGGCGAACTCGGCCATGGTTTTACCCTTACTTTCGACAATACGGGTCATCCGATCCAGCCCGATTGGCAATACCGTTATCACGCTGAACTTGGTTTAATGTCAAAAGTTGGTGGGAAATTTAGCGGTCAGCACCTTTTGGCTATTGCAAAGCATGATTTTTGTGACAAGATAACCAGAAATCAGGCTAAAGCGTTGACTCGTCAAGCCTTAGCGCCGTTGTTAGGCTCTAAACCATTATACAGCAGACAATTGTTTGCCCGTCGACCTATCCATAATATTTAA
- the pdxJ gene encoding pyridoxine 5'-phosphate synthase has product MNPIFLGVNIDHIATLRQARGTTYPDPVHAAAVAELAGADGITIHLREDRRHIQDRDVYTLAKTLQTRMNLELAVTDEMIAIACDVKPEYVCLVPEKREELTTEGGLDVAGQLDTMLEAVAELKAAGIKVSLFIDADKTQIDAAVTVGAPYIELHTGCYAEATTDSEIKRELERIQTMATYAHSQGLIVNAGHGLHYHNVEAIAAIPEIYELNIGHAIIARAAIDGLDKAVRDIRQKMVQARVMAAT; this is encoded by the coding sequence GTGAACCCAATTTTTTTAGGCGTTAACATTGATCATATTGCGACTTTACGTCAAGCGCGTGGGACCACTTACCCAGATCCTGTTCATGCAGCGGCCGTCGCCGAGCTAGCGGGTGCCGACGGCATCACGATTCATTTACGTGAAGACCGTCGTCATATTCAAGATCGTGATGTTTATACTTTGGCTAAAACCCTGCAAACCAGAATGAATCTGGAGCTGGCGGTGACCGATGAAATGATCGCGATTGCATGTGACGTTAAGCCTGAATATGTCTGCTTAGTGCCTGAGAAGCGTGAAGAGCTAACAACTGAAGGCGGGCTTGATGTCGCAGGGCAACTAGACACCATGTTAGAAGCGGTAGCTGAGCTTAAAGCCGCAGGCATTAAGGTGTCACTGTTTATTGATGCTGACAAAACTCAAATAGATGCTGCAGTGACGGTTGGCGCGCCATATATTGAATTACATACTGGCTGTTATGCCGAGGCAACGACTGACAGCGAAATTAAGCGCGAGTTAGAGCGCATTCAAACCATGGCAACCTATGCGCATAGTCAAGGTTTGATCGTTAATGCTGGCCATGGTTTGCATTATCACAATGTGGAAGCAATTGCGGCTATTCCAGAAATTTATGAATTAAATATCGGTCATGCCATTATTGCCCGCGCTGCCATCGATGGCCTCGACAAAGCAGTACGCGATATACGTCAAAAGATGGTTCAAGCCCGCGTTATGGCGGCAACCTAA
- a CDS encoding DUF3530 family protein, producing MSNQGRAIVVNGRVKFVVLTLAAWSILLCGKMVLAATEPQAPANEINLSRSIEAIEVRWLSLENGKFLALQRQYLTATERGVAILLPEIDGLPSASGAINLLRIGLNDHGWTTIAIMPPPRYSSRGEQKPLSYQQRFNERLNSAIKAAEEIGGRIILITQGSQISYLMMAYLQQKIQLPNALIMLNSKPLLILPKTPEDQPSYAQDYQQLSVQISELDLKMLDVYHRQENLSVEMSYRQKLSIKQKQHSYRQIELGDRYANHNVVKAVYGWLKAVGLN from the coding sequence ATGTCTAATCAAGGTAGAGCAATAGTGGTAAATGGCAGAGTTAAATTTGTTGTACTGACCCTAGCAGCTTGGTCGATCTTATTGTGTGGCAAAATGGTGCTTGCTGCTACCGAGCCTCAAGCTCCCGCCAATGAGATTAACTTATCCCGCAGCATCGAGGCTATCGAAGTGCGCTGGCTGAGTCTGGAGAACGGCAAGTTTTTGGCGTTACAACGCCAATATTTAACCGCGACTGAGCGTGGTGTTGCCATCTTGTTACCAGAAATAGACGGCTTACCCTCTGCCAGCGGAGCCATAAACCTGCTTCGAATAGGGCTTAATGATCATGGCTGGACCACGATTGCAATAATGCCACCGCCACGTTATTCGTCTCGAGGGGAACAGAAACCGCTATCTTATCAACAGCGGTTCAACGAACGATTAAACTCCGCGATTAAAGCCGCCGAGGAAATAGGCGGTCGCATTATTCTCATCACGCAAGGCAGTCAAATAAGTTACCTAATGATGGCCTATCTGCAACAGAAAATCCAATTGCCCAATGCACTCATTATGCTCAATAGCAAACCCTTACTGATACTGCCAAAAACACCCGAAGATCAACCTTCCTATGCCCAAGATTATCAGCAGCTTTCCGTTCAAATAAGCGAATTGGATCTTAAAATGTTAGATGTATATCACCGTCAAGAAAACTTGAGCGTTGAGATGTCATACCGACAAAAACTCAGTATTAAACAAAAACAACACAGTTATCGACAAATAGAGCTCGGCGATCGATACGCCAATCACAACGTTGTTAAAGCTGTTTACGGTTGGCTAAAAGCGGTAGGGTTAAACTAA
- the rluA gene encoding bifunctional tRNA pseudouridine(32) synthase/23S rRNA pseudouridine(746) synthase RluA: MAFVYNPPTSPWLEIIYVDNDIIVINKPSGLLSVPGRELHHRDSVTTRLMRVLPSTVVVHRLDMDTSGIMLFALTKAAQSHISRQFQQRTTSKTYLARVLGHPSSENGQVDLPLICDWPNRPLQKVCYDDGKPSLTHWQVLSREEQSSLIELTPITGRSHQLRVHMQQIDHPILGDRFYGKPTAVTMANRLQLHAHKLTITHPGTEQPITFVAPCPF; the protein is encoded by the coding sequence TTGGCTTTTGTCTACAACCCACCTACCAGCCCTTGGCTTGAAATTATCTATGTTGATAATGACATTATTGTCATTAACAAACCCAGTGGTTTATTGTCGGTACCCGGTCGCGAACTCCATCATCGTGACAGCGTAACCACGCGGTTAATGCGGGTTTTACCAAGCACCGTCGTTGTTCATCGGCTAGACATGGATACCTCTGGCATTATGCTCTTTGCATTAACCAAAGCGGCGCAAAGTCATATTTCACGCCAATTTCAACAACGTACTACCAGCAAGACATATTTGGCCCGCGTATTAGGCCACCCGTCCAGTGAAAACGGTCAGGTTGATTTACCGCTGATTTGCGATTGGCCCAACCGGCCCTTACAAAAAGTCTGCTATGACGATGGCAAGCCGTCACTAACGCATTGGCAGGTATTATCACGTGAAGAACAATCATCGCTGATAGAGTTGACGCCAATTACTGGACGGTCTCATCAATTACGAGTACATATGCAACAAATAGACCATCCAATATTGGGTGATCGCTTTTATGGTAAACCAACCGCGGTTACAATGGCAAACCGGTTGCAACTGCATGCCCACAAGTTAACAATCACTCATCCTGGCACCGAGCAACCTATTACCTTTGTTGCGCCCTGCCCATTTTAA
- a CDS encoding sel1 repeat family protein, whose amino-acid sequence MRKIINNYLVSLSLLTLVGVSTPTLAELEDGVIQLYSQRDLLGLIAKNTHLQRVKADDCQLVEDIKARAEIVKLPSYQFLYGDMLAYGVCVERDAKHGIYLMEQSAHQGLVEAIEQLGRYYHIGRFFQQDNQRALRYLSEAAGLGNVRAQLRLVGMLVDGEGSPVDYEESYHWLHNSIISDAKKRQQAKNLLSKLAKLMPQRVIERAKRPLLK is encoded by the coding sequence ATGCGAAAGATAATAAATAATTACCTAGTCAGCCTAAGTTTGTTGACGCTAGTCGGTGTGTCGACTCCCACTTTAGCTGAGCTCGAAGACGGCGTAATTCAGCTCTATTCACAACGTGATTTACTAGGGCTGATTGCTAAAAATACCCACCTGCAGCGGGTGAAAGCCGACGACTGTCAGTTGGTTGAAGATATTAAAGCGCGAGCCGAAATAGTTAAGCTGCCCAGTTATCAATTCTTATACGGCGATATGCTTGCTTATGGTGTGTGTGTTGAGCGTGATGCAAAACACGGTATTTACCTGATGGAACAAAGTGCTCATCAAGGGTTAGTCGAAGCCATCGAACAATTAGGGCGCTATTATCATATTGGGCGATTCTTTCAGCAAGACAACCAGCGGGCGTTAAGGTATTTGTCTGAGGCGGCAGGCTTAGGCAATGTTAGGGCCCAGCTACGTTTGGTCGGGATGTTAGTGGATGGTGAAGGCAGTCCAGTTGATTATGAAGAGTCCTATCATTGGCTGCACAACTCGATTATCAGTGACGCTAAAAAACGTCAACAAGCTAAAAACTTGTTAAGTAAACTGGCGAAATTAATGCCGCAAAGAGTCATCGAACGCGCGAAACGACCGTTACTAAAATAG
- the rnr gene encoding ribonuclease R, with product MSNKFSPEQDPHFAREQQNYEKPIASRELILQLLKDSDAPLKREQIAQAFEIDDPDSLEGLRRRLRAMERDGQAVYIRNGSYGLPERMDLMKGRIIGHRDGFGFFRPEEGGKDLFVDQKQMHGVLHGDIVLAQTGGNDRRGKRDARIVRVVEHGKTDFVGRFFVDGEINFVVPDESRIAQDIIITDGSVNGARNGQVVIVRVTKRPSRHQSPLGEVIEVMGDEMDPGMEIEMALRNHDLPHQFSDALLAEIADLTPEVPESAKAGRVDLRELPLVTIDGEDARDFDDAVYCRRKKSGGWRLWVAIADVSSYVKMGTALDDEALERGNSVYFPANVIPMLPEVLSNGLCSLNPHVDRLCMVCEMTVSEKGNLSGYKFYPAVMNSHARFTYTKVAAILDGDKALCQEYAAQVGDLKELHKLYTALNARRLERGAIAFETTETQFVFNENRKIDKIVPLVRNDAHKMIEECMILANVASAKFVEKNEGVALYRVHDTPGDDKLTNFRAFLGELSLSLGGGEKPTPADYSQLLDKVKGRDDAELIQIMLLRSMKQAVYAPENAGHFGLALDHYSHFTSPIRRYPDLILHRTIKSLLVKTNELDAIEGKKIGAYPYLAEQVSNLGEHCSMTERRADDATRDVADWLKCEYMLDHVGDSFKGTISTVTSFGCFVRLDGVNIEGLLHISALPGDYYHFDAAKARLVAEHSNDTYHMGDRIEVQVASVNLDDKKIDLTLVAFQGNKKRLRGSNKRSGDKPNRSNSSSRKKTSNDDLKSGYKSGHQPSDKPVKKRKPSRRKSGPGAKEKSRQGNNA from the coding sequence ATGTCTAATAAATTTAGCCCAGAGCAAGATCCACATTTTGCTCGTGAGCAGCAAAATTACGAAAAACCCATCGCCAGTCGTGAGCTTATTCTTCAATTGCTCAAAGATTCTGACGCCCCACTAAAGCGTGAACAAATTGCTCAAGCCTTTGAAATTGACGATCCTGATTCATTAGAAGGTCTGCGTCGTCGCCTGCGTGCGATGGAACGTGACGGTCAAGCGGTTTATATTCGCAACGGAAGCTACGGCTTGCCAGAGCGGATGGACCTAATGAAAGGCCGAATTATTGGTCACCGTGATGGTTTCGGTTTTTTCCGACCTGAAGAAGGCGGTAAAGATCTGTTTGTCGATCAAAAACAGATGCACGGCGTTTTGCATGGCGATATCGTGTTAGCACAAACTGGTGGTAATGACCGTCGTGGTAAGCGCGACGCTCGCATTGTCCGAGTTGTTGAACATGGTAAAACCGACTTTGTTGGTCGTTTCTTTGTTGATGGTGAGATTAATTTCGTTGTACCAGACGAGTCTCGGATTGCCCAAGATATTATCATTACCGACGGTAGCGTTAATGGCGCTCGTAATGGTCAGGTAGTTATCGTTCGGGTAACCAAACGACCATCACGTCATCAAAGCCCACTCGGTGAAGTCATTGAAGTGATGGGTGATGAAATGGACCCAGGCATGGAAATTGAGATGGCGTTACGCAATCATGATTTACCACACCAGTTCTCTGATGCCCTGTTAGCTGAAATTGCTGATCTTACCCCTGAAGTGCCTGAAAGCGCTAAAGCCGGTCGGGTCGATTTACGCGAGTTACCGCTAGTTACTATTGATGGCGAAGACGCACGCGATTTCGATGACGCTGTTTACTGTCGTCGTAAGAAGAGCGGTGGCTGGCGCTTATGGGTTGCCATTGCTGACGTTAGTAGCTACGTAAAAATGGGAACCGCGCTTGACGATGAAGCATTAGAACGTGGCAACTCAGTTTACTTCCCTGCGAACGTTATTCCAATGTTACCTGAAGTTCTGTCTAACGGCTTGTGTTCACTAAATCCACATGTCGACCGCTTATGTATGGTTTGTGAAATGACCGTGAGCGAGAAAGGCAACTTGTCGGGTTATAAGTTCTATCCGGCGGTCATGAACTCGCACGCTCGTTTCACCTATACCAAGGTTGCAGCTATTCTCGATGGCGATAAAGCCTTGTGTCAGGAATATGCGGCACAAGTTGGCGATTTAAAAGAGCTGCACAAGTTGTATACGGCATTAAATGCTCGTCGACTAGAACGCGGTGCTATTGCGTTTGAAACAACTGAAACTCAGTTTGTCTTTAATGAAAATCGTAAAATCGACAAAATTGTACCGTTAGTACGTAATGACGCGCATAAGATGATCGAAGAATGCATGATTTTAGCCAACGTTGCTTCAGCTAAATTTGTTGAGAAAAACGAAGGTGTTGCCTTGTATCGAGTACACGATACACCGGGTGATGACAAACTGACTAACTTCCGCGCTTTCCTTGGGGAATTGAGCTTGTCTCTGGGTGGTGGTGAGAAACCAACTCCGGCTGACTACAGCCAGTTACTCGACAAAGTCAAGGGACGTGATGACGCTGAACTGATTCAAATTATGCTGCTTCGTTCAATGAAACAAGCAGTATATGCACCTGAAAATGCAGGGCACTTTGGTTTAGCACTTGATCATTATAGTCACTTCACTTCGCCGATTCGCCGTTACCCTGATTTAATTTTACATCGTACGATTAAATCGTTGTTGGTAAAAACTAATGAGCTAGATGCCATCGAAGGTAAAAAGATTGGGGCTTACCCTTATCTTGCTGAGCAAGTATCTAACTTAGGTGAACATTGCTCAATGACCGAGCGCCGTGCTGATGATGCAACGCGTGATGTCGCTGATTGGCTTAAATGTGAATACATGCTTGATCATGTTGGTGACAGCTTTAAAGGTACCATCAGCACAGTGACCAGTTTTGGTTGTTTTGTGCGACTTGACGGTGTCAATATCGAAGGTCTATTACATATCAGCGCTTTGCCTGGTGATTATTATCATTTTGACGCCGCCAAAGCACGATTAGTGGCAGAGCACTCTAATGATACTTATCACATGGGTGATCGCATTGAAGTGCAAGTGGCTTCGGTTAATCTTGATGACAAGAAAATCGATTTAACCTTAGTTGCTTTCCAGGGCAATAAAAAACGTCTGCGCGGCAGCAACAAGCGCTCGGGTGATAAACCAAATCGCTCGAATAGCAGTAGTCGGAAAAAGACCTCAAACGATGACCTGAAATCAGGTTACAAGAGCGGTCATCAGCCGAGTGATAAGCCAGTTAAAAAGCGTAAACCGAGCAGACGCAAGTCAGGTCCGGGCGCTAAAGAAAAATCACGTCAGGGCAACAATGCCTAG
- the rlmB gene encoding 23S rRNA (guanosine(2251)-2'-O)-methyltransferase RlmB, whose translation MSKHDLLFGLHSVEAVLNNEPERILEIFALKGREDQRMNKVVNAARRNGISVAFVGKKTMDDKADGESHQGIIANVRTAKVKTEADLDDIIANNDQPFLLILDGVTDPHNLGACIRSADAAGVHAVIVPKDKSASLTPIVRKVACGAAETMPLIQVTNLARTMREIQDKGVWIIGTAGEATSGLFETKISGSVAIVMGAEGKGMRRLTREHCDELVSLPMAGSVSSLNVSVTTGICLFEVVRQRG comes from the coding sequence ATGAGTAAACACGATCTTCTATTTGGATTACATAGCGTTGAAGCAGTTTTAAATAACGAACCTGAACGTATTCTTGAAATTTTCGCCTTAAAAGGTCGCGAAGATCAACGAATGAACAAGGTGGTTAACGCTGCGCGTCGTAACGGCATAAGTGTTGCCTTTGTTGGTAAAAAAACCATGGACGATAAAGCCGATGGTGAGTCTCACCAGGGCATTATTGCTAACGTGCGTACCGCCAAGGTTAAAACCGAAGCAGATTTAGATGATATTATTGCCAACAATGATCAGCCGTTTTTATTGATCCTTGACGGTGTGACCGATCCGCATAACTTAGGTGCTTGTATCCGTAGTGCCGACGCTGCTGGCGTTCATGCGGTGATCGTACCGAAAGACAAATCAGCATCGTTAACACCGATAGTGCGTAAGGTTGCCTGTGGCGCCGCTGAGACTATGCCACTGATTCAAGTGACTAACTTAGCGCGTACTATGCGTGAAATCCAAGACAAAGGTGTCTGGATTATTGGCACGGCTGGTGAAGCGACATCGGGTCTGTTTGAAACCAAAATTAGCGGCTCAGTGGCTATTGTCATGGGCGCTGAAGGCAAAGGCATGCGTCGGTTAACTCGTGAGCATTGTGACGAGTTAGTATCACTGCCAATGGCTGGCAGCGTATCAAGCCTTAACGTTTCGGTAACGACCGGTATTTGTTTGTTTGAAGTGGTCCGTCAACGCGGATAA
- the rpsF gene encoding 30S ribosomal protein S6, with the protein MRHYEIVFMVHPDQSEQVPAMIERYTASIKDSGGQIHRLEDWGRRQLAYPIEKLHKAHYVLMNVEAGQEVMDELEHNFRYNDAVIRSLVLRTKAAVTEASDIAKAKEERRDSKRREAPVSEEAKKEQPAAE; encoded by the coding sequence ATGCGTCATTACGAAATCGTATTTATGGTTCACCCTGATCAGAGTGAACAAGTACCTGCAATGATTGAGCGTTACACTGCTTCAATTAAAGATTCTGGTGGTCAAATCCACCGTCTAGAAGACTGGGGCCGTCGTCAGTTGGCTTACCCAATCGAAAAGCTTCACAAAGCTCACTACGTTCTTATGAACGTTGAAGCTGGTCAAGAAGTAATGGACGAGTTAGAGCATAACTTCCGTTACAACGATGCAGTGATCCGTAGCCTAGTACTTCGTACTAAAGCTGCAGTTACTGAAGCTTCTGACATTGCTAAGGCAAAAGAAGAACGTCGCGATTCAAAGCGTCGTGAAGCACCAGTTAGCGAAGAAGCTAAAAAAGAACAACCAGCAGCAGAGTAA
- the priB gene encoding primosomal replication protein N produces the protein MTENSTVISGTLCTSPRRKVSPAGIPHTYLVMDHRSQQLEAGFPRGIYCRMTIVLSGKENQSTVTKLVKGSNIKASGYLVWHQGRNGSPKIVLHAHSIELMN, from the coding sequence ATGACTGAAAACTCAACGGTTATAAGTGGCACATTGTGCACCAGCCCGCGTCGTAAAGTCAGTCCCGCCGGTATTCCACATACATATCTTGTAATGGATCACCGTTCACAGCAGTTAGAAGCAGGTTTCCCTCGGGGGATCTATTGCAGAATGACTATTGTGTTAAGTGGAAAAGAGAATCAAAGCACCGTTACTAAGTTGGTTAAGGGCAGTAATATCAAGGCAAGTGGTTATCTTGTCTGGCATCAAGGCCGAAATGGCTCGCCAAAAATTGTATTACATGCTCATTCGATTGAATTGATGAATTAG
- the rpsR gene encoding 30S ribosomal protein S18 yields the protein MARFFRRRKFCRFTAENVVEIDYKDITTLKNYITESGKIVPSRITGTRAKYQRQLGRAIKRARYLALLPYTDLHQ from the coding sequence ATGGCACGTTTTTTTAGACGTCGTAAATTCTGCCGTTTCACAGCAGAAAATGTAGTAGAAATTGATTACAAAGATATCACTACTTTGAAAAATTATATCACTGAAAGTGGTAAAATCGTTCCTAGTCGTATCACTGGTACTCGCGCAAAATATCAGCGTCAGCTTGGCCGTGCTATTAAGCGCGCTCGTTACCTGGCTTTACTTCCATACACAGACTTACACCAGTAA